The Catenulispora sp. EB89 sequence CTGCGCCGGGAACTTGGCCTCACCGGAGAACCGGTAGTCGATCGTCGCGGCGGCTATCCCGGCCGCGACGAGCGTGTCGAACACCGCGTTCGGCGCGAGGTTCGACGGCAGGTAGCGCCGATCGCCGGACCAGAAGGCCCCGCCGTGCATCCAGACCACGACCGGCACCGGCGAGTGCGCGCCGGCGTGCGCCGGGAGGTGCAGGTCCAGCAGGAGCGGCCGAAAACCCTGGATCTCGGCGTATGTCAGGCCTTCGAGGGTGCTCATGCGATTGGCCTCAGCGTTCCCGGAATCCGCCGAGGAACCGGCGGAACACGCCGCCCTCCCGGGGCAGCGGCGGCCGGGGCGGCGGCGCTTCGGTGCGGCGGGTGGCGATCGGCTGGTCGTAGTCGGTGCGCAGGAGCGCGTCGATGGTCTGCTGCTCGTCGAAGTCCTCGGAGCCCTCGATCGTCGGGACGTACCCGACCAGCATCCCGTCCTTCATCACCTGGGCCTCCAGGCCCGCGGTGTCGTCGGTGTCCCACTCGGCCTGGCGTCCGCCCGACAGCATCACGCGCACGCCGAACTGGTAGACGCTGACCTTGGCGACGTGCGCGTCCACGCCGCGCTCGCGGAGGGCGTCGACGACGCGGCGCGCTCGATTCTCGTCCATGCTGATCAGGGTAACCGGCTGACCTCGGTCTGGGCCTCGACGATGGGGACCCGGCGCTCTTTCCGCGCGTTGACATCTTGATCGCTATCGCCATAGCGTCGGTTATGTGAGTCCTGACGCCGAGCCGCCCCCGCGCCGCCTCACCCGCGCCGAGGCCAAGGCCCGGACCCGCGAGCGGCTGCTGGACGCGGCCGCGCAGGTGTTCGCGCGCCGGGGCTTCGGCGGCGCGTCGGTGGACGAGATCGCCGAGACCGCCGGCTATTCGACCGGCGCGCTGTACTCGAACTTCGGCGGCAAGGACGAGCTGTTCCTGGAGCTGCTGGACAGCCGGACCGGCCTGCGGCAGGACGCGGCGGCGGCGATCGTCGGCAGCCGCGACAAGACGGTGGAGCAGGTCCAGGCGGAGCTGAACCGGATCCTGGTCGAGGCCGCGGACGGGGACAGCGACATCGCGCTGTTGCAGGCCGAGCTGTGGCTGTACGCGATCCGTCGGCCGGAGTTGCTGGAGCGGTTGGCGTCGCGGTTCCGGGGCAACCGTGATGTGTTGAGCGGGCTGCTGGCGGAGCGCGCGCAGGCGCGGGGGCAGGCTGAGGATCTTCCGTTCGACGATCTGGCCACGGTGGTGCTGGCGCTGTTCCAGGGGCTGGTGCAGCTGCGGCGGACCGATCCGGAGCTGGTGCGTCCCGAGCTCTACGGGACGGCGCTGAGCTGGATGTTCAGGGGGATCAACGAGGCCTCCTCGAGGCCTGACGAAGGCTGATCAGCACTCTTACACGTCACTGATTCACCGCACCGCCGCAGGTTCTGCCTGCGGCGGTTTTCGTATGCCCGCAGCGTGATCAACGTACTCAGCGTGATCGACGCGCTCGGCCGTGCGATTGACATAGCGATCGTTATCCGAATAGCGTTCGCTACGTGAATGCAACCCTGACCGGTCTGCCGAAGTCGATCCGCTACCTGCTCGGCGGCGTGATGATCGGCCTGTTCTGGTACCTCAACCGCCACCGCCCGCCGTGGGAGGAGGCCCTGCGCACGATCGTCGTGTTCGCCGTGCTGATGGCCGCGCTGAAGGCGAAGGTCAGAAGCGCCGGGATCGACATCCACCTGATCCCGCTGGTCGTCAGCAAGGCGGCGGTCGTCGTCGCCGCGGCCGTCGTCGAGCAGGTGCTGGAGCACTCAATGCGGGCTTCGTCCGATGTGCCGCTGTTCGTCGCGCTCGGGCTGGCCGCCACGGTCGCGGTGCTGGGGCCGTTCGGCGACAGCCACTACTTCACCGTGGCGGCCGAGGCTCAGACCAGCACGGAGCCGCCGTCGACCGGGACGATCGCGCCCGAGGCGTAGGTCTGCTCCATGCAGTACACGAAGGCGCGCGCGATCTCCTCGACGCGGCCGGTGTGCCCGACCGGCGTCGTCTTGGCCGTGGCCTCGAAGAGCGCGTCGCGCTGGTCCTCCGGGAGCGCGGACCACAGCGGGCTCTCCACGACGCCGGGGCGGACCAGGTTGACCCGGACCGGGGCGAGTTCGAGCGCGAGTTCGCGGGTCAGGGCCTCCATGGCGCCGCAGATGCTGGCCGCCACGGCCCAGCCGGGGGCGGGGCGCGGGGCGGCCGAGCCGCCGGTGAGGGTGATGGAGCCGGTCGGGGCCAGGTGCGGTGCGGCGGCGCGGACGGCCGCCAGGACGCCGAAGTACCTGATCTCGAAGAAGCGGCGCGCGGTGTCGACGTCGAGCTCGGCGATGGGGGAGAGGGCCAGCGGCTCGCCCGAGGTGTACGCCAGGTGGTCGAACGCGCCGATCTGCTGGAAGAGCGTGTCGAGCGCGGCCGGGTCGCGGACGTCGACCGCGTGGCCGGTGGTGCCGGCCGGCAGTTCGCTGAGCGCGTTCTGGACGCTCTGCTGCCGTCCGGAGACGACCACGACCTGGGCGCCGCGCTCGGCCGCCGCGTGTGCCGTGGCCAGTCCGATCCCGGACGTGCCTCCGATCAGGACGACGCGCTGTCCGGTGATGTCCATGGCGGTTCCCTTTTCTCGTTGGTGCCGTTGGCGTTGTCTTTGCTGTCGCCGTCTGCCTTACGACGTCCACGATCCGCTGCGCGACGGTCGCGCGTCCAAGACCCGTCCGGTCGGCTGTGATACCTTCAAGGCATCACAGGTAGCCGGGAGGCCTACATGGACCTGGACCTTCGCAAAATCCGCTACTTCATGGCGGTCGCCGGCGAGCTGAACTTCGGGCGTGCGGCGCAGGAGCTGCACATCGCGCAGCCGGTGTTGTCGCGCCAGATCCGGGCGCTGGAGTCGGAGCTCGGCGTGCAGCTGTTCGTGCGCGATCGGCGGCGTACCGAGCTGACCCCGGCCGGCGAGGCGCTGTACGCCGATGCCGGGCCGGTGCTGGCGGGGGCGGAGGCGCTGCGGCGGCGGGTCGGGCGCGCCGCTCGGGGGACGGACGCGTTCACCGTCGGCTTCATGCCCGGGCTGATCGTGACCGGCGCGGTCAGGGCGCTGACTGCCGCCCATCCGCAGCTGCGGGTCGAGGTGCTGCGGACGAGTTGGGCCGATCAGGTCGAGGTGCTGCGGGACGGCCGGGCTGACGTCAGCTTCGTGCGGCTTCCGGTCGACCAGCGCGGCCTAAAGGTGACGACGTTGTTCGAGGAGCCGCGGGTCGTGGTGCTGCCGAGCGGGCATCGCCTGGCGAGCAAGGACGAGATTCATCTCGACGACCTTGCCGGCGAGACGCTGCTGCAGCCGCACAAGGCAGTTCCCGAGTGGCAGGCGCTGACCGGCGATACCGCGCCGCGGGACGAGGGTGGTCCGGCGCCGCTGGCCGTCGAGGAGAAGCTGGAGCATGTCGCCTCGGGGAGCGGCATCGTGATTCTGCCGGCGTCGACCGCCGGGTTCTATCAGCGTCCTGACGTGGTGACCGTGTCGATCGCCGACCTCGGGCCCACGCGCGTGGCCCTGGCCTGGGACGCGACCCGCCGGAGCCGGTTGATCGCCGAGTTCGCGGCGCTGGCCGCGGTCCACCTGAGCTCGCCGCGACCGACGGGATGACAGCGTCGTGACACGCCGGTCGTCCGGTCGGCGCTCGGTTGCCTCACGGGCCCGGGCCTGCCTGTAGCGTCGTTCCCGTGGATCGTTTCAACGGCTTGGAAATCCCCGAATCCCTCGCGGAAGCGCTCGACCCCGCGAAGACCGCCCTGATCGTCTACGACATGCAGGTCGGCGTGCTGCGCCAGATCGCCGACGGCGAGCAGCTGCTGGCGAACGTCAAGCGCGTCCTCGCCGCCGCCCGCGAAAGCGGGATCCGCACGATCTTCCTGCGCCACTACTTCATGCCCGCGGCGCTCGCCGGCGTCTTCCAGCTGCGGCAGGCCAAGATCTGGCAGCACAAGACCGCCGCCGCAGACACCCGGCCGCTGATCCCGCACGGCTCGCCCGGCTTCCACCTGGTCGAGGGCCTGGACCCGACCCCCGACGAGCCGATCATCGACAAGATCACGATGTCCGCCTTCGAAGGCACCCCGCTGGACCTCGTCCTGCGCGACTGCGGCATCCGCAGCTACCTGATCGTCGGCGCCGCGACCGAAGTCGGCATCGAACCCACCGCCCGCCACTCCACCGACCTCGGCTACATCCCCGTCATCGTCCGCGACGCCTGCGGCGCCGGCCACCCCGAAGCCGCCGAGCGCGCCCTGGCCGGCCTGGCGTTCACCGGCGACGCGTTCCTGACGGACACTGAGGAGGTGTGCCGGATCCTCGGGGCGCTGTGATGGGGCCTCTGTCGCGGTTTTGGGTATCGCAGCCCTCGGCCTCGACCGGCACCTGACTGTCTACTTGCCCTTCCCCGTCTTCTCCGCCCCCGGCTGCATCCAGTCGAACGTCCGCTCCACCGCCCGCCGCCAGTTCGCGTACTCGCTCTCGCGGCGGCCGGCGTCCATCGACGGGTTCCACAGTGCGGCGCGGTGCCAGTTGCGGCGAAGGCCCTCCAGGTCCGGCCAGTAGCCGACCGCGAGGCCGGCTGCGTACGCGGCGCCCAGGGACACGGTCTCGGCGACCATCGGGCGGACCACCGGCGCGTCCAGGACGTCGGCGACGAACTGCATCAGCAGGTTGTCCGCCGTCATGCCGCCGTCGACCTTCAGGGTGGTCAGGGCCAAGCCGGAGTCGGCGTTCATCGCGTCCACCACTTCGCGGGTCTGCCAGCCGGTCGCTTCCAGTACGGCGCGCGCCAGGTGGCCCTTCGTGATGTACGACGTCAGGCCGACGATGACGCCGCGCGCCTCGCTCCTCCAGTGCGGGGCGAACAGGCCTGAGAAGGCCGGGACGATGTAGCAGCCGCCGTTGTCCTCCACCGTGCGGGCCAGCGTTTCGATCTCCGGCGCGGTCGTGATCAGGCCGAGGCTGTCGCGGAACCACTGCACCAGCGAGCCGGTGACCGCGATGGAGCCTTCGAGCGCGTAGACCGCCGGCTCCGTGCCGATGCGGTATCCGACCGTGGTGAGCAGGCCGTGCGTCGACCGGACCGGGGTGTCGCCGGTGTTCAGCAGCAGGAAGCTGCCCGTGCCGTACGTGCACTTCGCCTCGCCGCGGGCGAAGCATGTCTGCCCGAACAGCGCCGCCTGCTGGTCGCCGAGCGCCGCCGCGATCCGGACGCCGGGCAGGGCACGCGCCGCCGTCCCGTAGACCTCGGACGAGGAGCGGATCTCCGGCAGCATCGCCGCCGGGACGTCGAAGAAGTCCAGCAGCTCCTTGTCCCACTGCAGGGTCTTGATGTTCATCAGCTGCGTGCGGCTGGCGTTGGTGACGTCGGTGACGTGCACGCCGCCCTCCACGCCGCCGGTCAGGTTCCAGATCAGCCAGCTCTCCATGGTGCCGAACAGCACCTCGCCGCGTTCGGCGCGCTCGCGCAGCCCCGGCGTGTGGTCGAGCATCCAGCGGATGCGGGGCGCCGAGAAGTAGGTGGCCAGCGGCAGGCCGGAGTGTTCCAGGACGGTCGCGGCGTCCGGGCGCCGTGCGTATTCGGCGACCAGGTCGTCGGTGCGCGTGTCCTGCCAGACGATGGCGCGTCCCAGCGGGTGGCCGGTGCGGCGGTCCCACAGCACCGTGGTCTCGCGCTGGTTGGCGATGCCGATCGCGGCCACCTGGTCGGCACCCACCCCGACCTTGGCCAGCGCCTCGGGCGCCAGGTGCTCCAGGTTGCGCCAGATCTCCGCGGCGTCGTGCTCGACCCAGCCGGGCTTGGGGAAGTACTGCTTGTGCTCGCGTTGGGACACCGAGACCAGGCGGCCGCCGCGGTCGAACAGGATGCAGCGCGTGGACGTCGTGCCCTGGTCGATCGACATCACGAAGTGCGCGACCATGGTGCAGCCTTTCGGTGAGGGGGAGTCAGGCTGAGGGCGGGGGACGGTGCTGGGGGACGAGGTGCTGCAGGGCGCGGTCGTGCCGGCAGTGCCGGCAGTGCCGGCGGTGCTTCAGAAACCGGTTGAGCAGGGTGGCGCCAAGCCCTACCAGCGCCCCGCGCCCAGGTCCCGCGAGATCATCTGCGCGGCGTTCTGCACGGCGGCGGCCAGCCCCGCGTCCGGTTTCCCGGTCGAAGGACACACCCGGTCCACCGCCCCGGTGATGCTGATCGCCCCGACCACCAGGCCGCCGTAGCCGCGGATCGGCGCGGCGATCGAGGCCTGGCCCAGCGTCGACTCCTCGATGTCGGTGGCGAAGCCGTGCTCGCGGACCTTCGTCAGCTCGCGGCGCAGCGCGGCCGGGGTGACCAGGGTGCGCCGGGTCAGCGGCGCCAGCTCGGTCTCCTGCAGTTCGGCGGCGGCCTGCGTGTCGTAGGCCAGCAGCACCTTGCCCAGCGCGCTGGCGTGCAGCGGCAGCAGCGCGCCCACGTCCAGGCTCTGCAGCGAGTCGTCCGGACGGAAGACGTGGTGCACGATGAGCACCTTGCCGTCCAGCAGCGTCCCGATCCACACCGCCTCGCCGCTGCGCGCCGCCAGGGCGTCGGCCCAGTTGATGGCCCGGGACCGCAGCTCGTTCACGTCCAGATAACTGGTGCCCAGGTGCAGCAGGGTGGCGCCGAGCTGGTACTTGCCGCTGGCTTTGTCCTGCTCGACGAAGCCGACGCCCTGCAGCGTGCGCAGGATGCCGTGCGTCGTCCCCTTCGCCAGGCCCAGCGAGGCCGCTATCTCGCCCACGCCGAGCCGCCCGGAACCGCGCGCCAGCAGGCGCAGGATCGCAGCCGCGCGTTCGATGGACTGCACGGGTCCCGGCATGGCGGTGATGATAGCCCTTCGTGCGGTGGTCGACGTCGTCGAACGCCGTACCCGGTGGCGGGCACGGCGGGGACGCCGCCGGCGGCGCGTGCGCGACACGCCGGCCGGCCTGACCGGCCAGGACCGGGGTGTCCGCGAAGATTACCGCCATGTCGCGCGACGGTACCCCAGGTCGGGGATCCTGACCAGAGTTCGACATTGTCGTACGGGGTCCGTTGACGGGAGGTTTCGGGGAACGCACGCTGTGCGTCAATCCCATGGTGAGCTTCGACACGCTCGGTGTGGGACATCAGGCGCCCCGGACGGCCGGGGTGTCCCACCCGGTCAGGAGGAGACATGGCGAATCGCTTGGCGGATCGCGTTCGAGCCAAAGGGCTCGTGGGAGAGCTGGCCGCGGAGTTCGCGGGCACGTTCATCCTTCTGCTGTTCGGCATCGGCGTTGTGGCACAGGTGGTCGCCGGCGGCATCGGCAACCACGACAGCATCGCCTGGGCCTGGGGTTTCGGCGTCCTGCTGGGCGTCTACGTGGCCGGCAAGATCACCGGCGCGCACCTGAACCCCGCCGTCACCGTGGCACTGGCCGCCTTCGGCGGCTTCTCGTGGCGCAAGGTGCTCCCGTACGCCCTGGCGCAGACCCTCGGGGCGTTCGTCGCCGCGCTGGTCGTGCGCTGGAACTACACCGAGGTCATCGCGAAGTTCGACCCCGGCCACACGATCAAGAGCCAGGGCATCTTCTCGACGCTGCCCGGCAACGGCTCGCTCCCGGTGCACATGTGGGGCGGGTTCCGCGACCAGATCATCGGCACGGCCATCCTGCTGTTCTGCATCCTGGCGATCACCGACCTGCGCAACACCTCCCCGGGGGCCAACATGGCGCCGGTCGTGGTGGGCCTGCTCGTGGTGGCCATCGGCATGGCCTTCGGCACCGACGCCGGCTACGCCATCAACCCGGCGCGTGACTTCGGTCCGCGGCTGGCGTCGTTCTTCACCGGCTACGGGACGGCGTTCAGAGACCAATACGGCGACTTGTACTTCTGGGTGCCAATCGTCGCGCCGATCATCGGCGGCCTCATCGGCGCCTGGCTGTACCGGGTGCTGATCGGCACGTTCCTGTCGGACGACACCTCGCCGGACGACCCGGCCGCCGTGCCGATCGACAACCCGGAGGCGACCTCGGGGCAGCAGACCGCGTAGCCGGTCCCGGACTCGGCCGGACCCCCGGCCGAGCCGGCCCTCCCATCCCCCAGAAGGCCCATTCCAGAAGGCCTACCCCAGAAGGCCCAGAGCGCGCCCCGAAGCGCTCATCGCGAGAGAGGCAATCCTCATGGCTGACTACGTCGGCGCGGTCGACCAGGGCACCACCAGCACCCGCTTCATGATCTTCGATCACGGCGGCAACGAGGTGGCCCGGCACCAGCTCGAACACTCGCAGATCCTGCCGCAGGCCGGCTGGGTCGAGCACAACCCCACCGAGGTCTGGGAGCGGACCCGGGCGGTCATCGAGACCGCGATGAACAGCGCGCACCTGCACGCCGCCGACCTGGCCGCGCTCGGTATCACCAACCAGCGCGAGACCTCGGTGGTGTGGAACCGGCACACCGGGCGGCCGTACTACAACGCGATCGTCTGGCAGGACACCCGCACCGACCGCATCGCCGCCGCCCTGGACGCCGACGAGCGCGGCCAGGTCATCCGGCGCAAGGCCGGCCTGCCGCCGGCGACGTACTTCGCCGGCGGCAAGATCCAGTGGCTGCTGGAGAACGTCGACGGCCTGCGCGCCGACGCCGAGGCCGGGGACGCGATCTTCGGCACCATGGACACCTGGATCATCTGGAACCTGACCGGCGGCGTCGACGGCGGCGTCCACGTCACCGACGTCACCAACGCCAGCCGCACGATGCTGATGGACCTGGAGACGCTGGACTGGGACGACGAACTCCTCGGGTTCTTCAACGTCCCGCGCGCCATGCTCCCGGCCATCCGCCCCTCCTCCGACCCGCAGGGCTACGGCGTCACCCGCGCCGACGGCCCGCTGCGCGGCGAGGTGCGGATCACCGGCAGCCTCGGCGACCAGCAGGCCGCCACCGTCGGCCAGGTCTGCTTCACCCCCGGCACCGCGAAGAACACCTACGGGACCGGCAACTTCCTGCTGCTGAACACCGGCACGGAGATCGTCCGCTCGGAGAACGGGCTGCTGACCACCGTGGCCTACAAGTTCGGCGACGAGCCCGCCGTCTACGCGCTGGAGGGCTCCATCGCGGTGACCGGCTCGGCCGTGCAGTGGCTGCGCGACCAGCTCGGCATCATCTCCGGCGCGGCGCAGAGCGAGTCGCTGGCCCGGCAGGTCGAGGACAACGGCGGCGTGTACTTCGTGCCGGCGTTCTCCGGCCTGTTCGCCCCCTACTGGCGCTCCGACGCGCGCGGCGCGATCGTCGGCCTGTCGCGCTACAACACCAACGCCCACCTGGCGCGCGCCACGCTGGAGTCGATCGCCTACCAGACCCGCGACGTCGTGGAGGCGATGGAGCAGGACTCGGGCGTGCGGCTGGACGTGCTGCGCGTGGACGGCGGCGTGACCGCCAACGAGCTGGCCATGCAGATCCAGGCCGACGTGCTCGGGGTGCCGGTGTCCAAGCCGGTCGTGGCCGAGACCACCGCGCTGGGCGCCGCGTACGCCGCCGGGCTCGCGGTCGGCTTCTGGAAGTCGACCGAGGAGCTGGTCAGCAACTGGAACGAGGACAAGCGCTGGCTGCCCGAGGCCGACGAGGCCGCGCGCGCCAAGGGTTACCGGAACTGGAAGAAGGCCGTGGCGCGGACGCTGGACTGGGTCGAGTTCGAGGACTGATGCGCATCGGCCGGGCCCGGGGATCCGGGCCCGGCCGCGGCCGTCCGTCGCCGGCCGTCCGTCACCACCTCTGCAAGCAAGCAAAAAGTACAAAAGCAAGAAGCAAGGAAGCTGGAAGCGCTCAGAGCGCCCACTCGTCGTATCAACGGAGGAAACACCGTGCAATCCACACCCCTGGGCGCTCAGTACCGGCTCGGCGCGCTCCAGCAGATGGCCGAGGAGGAGTTCGACGTCCTGGTCATCGGCGGCGGCGTGGTCGGCGCCGGGGCCGCCCTGGACGCCGCGACCCGCGGCCTGTCCGTCGCCCTGGTCGAGGCCCGTGACTGGGCCGCCGGGACGTCGAGCCGTTCCAGCAAGCTGATCCACGGCGGCCTGCGCTACCTGGAGCAGCGCGACTTCGGCCTGGTCCGCGAGGCGCTGACCGAGCGCGGCCTGCTGCTGAACCGGATCGCGCCGCACCTGGTCCGTCCGGTTCCGTTCCTGCTGCCGCTGAAGCACCGGGTCTGGGAGCGCTTTTACATAGGCGCCGGCGTCATGCTCTACGACACCATGGGCGGCGCCCGCGCCCTGCCCCGGCACCGCCACCTGACCAAGAGCGCGGCCCTGCGGCGGGCCCCCGCCCTGCGCCACGACTCACTGGTCGGCGCGATCCAGTACTACGACGCGCAGGTCGACGACGCGCGCTTCGTGATGGCGCTGGCCCGCACGGCCGCGCAGTACGGGGCCCGCGTCGCCACCCGCACCCGGGTCACCGGGTTGCTGCGCGAAGGCGGCCGGGTCACCGGCGCGGTGGTGCGGGACCTGGAGAGCGGACGCAGCATCGACGTCCGGGCCCGCCAGGTCGTGGGCGCGACCGGGGTGTGGACCGACGACATCCACGAACTGGCGGACCTGCGCGCGGCGATCTCGGTGCGCGCGTCCAAGGGCGTCCACCTGGTCGTGCCGCGCGACCGGATCGACCTGCGCACCGGGCTGATATCCCGGACCGAGAAGAGCGTGCTGTTCATCATCCCCTGGGGCCGGCACTGGCTGGTCGGCACCACCGACACCGACTGGGACCTGGACCGCGAGCACCCGGCGGCCAGCCGCGCGGACATCGAGTACCTGCTGGAGCACGCCAACGCGGTGCTCGCCAAGCCGCTGACGGAGCAGGACATCGAGGGCGTGTACGTGGGTCTGCGGCCGCTGCTGTCGGGCAACGCGGATCAGACCACGAAGCTCTCGCGCGAGCACATCGTCTCCTCCCCGGCGCCGGGCCTGACGGTCGTGGCCGGCGGCAAGTACACGACCTACCGGGTGATGGCCAAGGACGTCATCGACGCGGCGGTCGAGGACCTGGACACCACCGACGGCGCGAAGGTCCCGGAGTCGGTGACCGACAAGGTCCCGGTCCTGGGCGCGGAGGGCTTCGCGGCGCGCTGGAACGAGCGCGGCCGGATCGCCCGCCGGACCGGGCTGCACCAGGTGCGGGTGGAACACCTGCTGCGCCGGTACGGGTCCTGCGTCGACGAGCTGCTGGAGCTGGTCGCGGCCGACTCCTCGCTCGGCGAGCCGATCGCCGGCGCCGACGACTACCTGCGGGTCGAGGCGGTGTACGCGGCGTCGCACGAGGGCGCGCTGCACCTGGAGGACGTGCTGACCCGCCGGACCCGCATCTCGATCGAGACCTGGGACCGCGGCGTCACGGCCGCCCCGGAGGTCGCGGCGCTGATGGCGCCGGTGCTTGGCTGGGACGAGAAGACGGTGCGGGAGGAAGTGGAGCGGTACCTGGCGCGGGTCGAGGCCGAGCGGGCTTCGCAGGCTCGGGAGGACGACTCGGAGGCCGACGCGGTGCGGCGGGCTGCGCCGGATCTGGCGGATGTGAACGCGGTGCCGGGGGCGAGTGGACCGATCGATGCGGAGACTTGCGGGGCGGCCGCGTCGGAGAAGAGCCAGCGCTGATCGAGTGTATAGATGTAGCTATAGGTATAGATGTAGCTACAGGAGTGGGGTGGCAGGGCGCGATCTGTCGTGGGTCTCAGGGCCATGACTTTGCGCGCCGCCAACCGACGCGCTCATGCCCACGGTGCCAGAAGTCCTGGCGTGAGGCGCGCAGCCACTGGTAGCAACCCGCGGCCCAGAGCCAGCCGTTCCCGCCGACCTGGGCCCAGCGGTCGTGCGCGCCGGCGTGGGCCAGGACCGCCCAGGCGCCGACGGCGACGGCGAGCGCGGCCACCAACGCTGATCTCGGGCCCGGCAGCGCGCAGCCGGCCATCACCGTCGCGAAGACGAGCAGCCACGCCACCTCGTGCCAGCCCTGCCCGGTGTGCGACGTGCCCAGGTCGGTCGGGCTGGTCGGGCTGGTCGGTCCGGGGCGAAAAGACAGCGCCAGCGGGAACGCCGCCGCGATCAGCCGCAGCCGCATCAGCCGCAGCTGCGCGAACGGTGTCTTGGCCGAGAACCCGCGGCGCTCGCAGACGGCGGCCAGCAGCGCGACGAGGAGCTGGCCGTAGCAGAACAGGAACACGGCCGTGGCGTCCTTCGCCGCGCCGTCCGTCGGCCCCGCCGTGGCGAGGCCGCCGGGGAGCAGCGCCCAGACGGTCAGGGCCCCGACCCACGCCGGGGTCGGTATCCACTCGATCCCGCCGAACCAGGTCAGAGCGATGACGAGCAGCGGCGCCAGCGGAATCAGGACACTGAACCACCCGGCGCCGGTCAGCGCGGCCCCGGCCGTCGGGACGGCGGCGGCCAGCGACCACAGAGCGACGATCGTCCAGAACACGGCGCGCGGCCGCCGTTCGCGCAGCTCGTCGACGAGCCTTTCCAGTCCGTCGAAGAAAGCGTCCAGCCACATCGTTGACAAGCCCCCCGCTCATCGTCCCGCTCTTGCTTACCGCAGCCCGGCCCGCTCCTCGATCAGCCGCGTCGCCGCTTCGTCCAGCGCCATCCGCATCAGCGCCAGCATCGAGTCCAGCGCCAGCGGCCGCAGCCGGTCCAGGCCGCTGAGGATGTCCGGCCACTGGTCGGCGGGGTAGCCGGCGGCCTCGAAGGGGGCCCAGATCTGGTCCATGTACAGCTGCACGAAGCCCTTCGCCACGGCCTGCACATGCGTGCGCGCCTCGGCCGCCGCCTTCAGCGCGCTGGCCGGGGGGATGCCCAGGGCCATGAGCTCGGCGCCGATGCGCGTCAGCTGCGGGGAGCGCTCCTCGAAGCGGCCGTTGCCCAGCGGGCGCAGCAGGCCGAGGTCGACGGCTGATTCCAGGAGGGCGGCGCTGTCGGCGTTGTCCTCGCCTTCCTTCGGCTCGTCCAAGCCGGGGAACAGGGTGTGGATGTCGTCCAGGCGGACCACGCGCTTGTCGCCGTCGTCGAAAGCCTGGTGGACCGCGGCGGCGAAGGAGGCGAACTCGGCACCGCCGCCGAGCATGCGGCGGATCGACTCCAGCGTGAAGCCCTCGGCCTGCAGGCGCTTGATCTGCTCCAGGCGGGCCAGGTGCTCGGGGCCGTAGAAGCCGACCCGGCCGCGCACGGTCGGGGCCGGCAGCAGGCCGCGGGACTGGTGCTCGCGGATGTTGCGGACCGTCATGCCCGACAGGCGCGCGAGGTCGTCGACGCGGTATTCCTCGCCGCTCACCCCGTGTGCCTCCCGATGGACTCCTGTGCCGGACTCCTGTGCGATCGAGAATAACATCGCGATCACCGGCGACTGCGATGGGTGACGGGGCGCTGTCGGCGGCGGTGACGGCGGGCTGGTACGTGGTGTTCACGCTG is a genomic window containing:
- the glpK gene encoding glycerol kinase GlpK, producing MVAHFVMSIDQGTTSTRCILFDRGGRLVSVSQREHKQYFPKPGWVEHDAAEIWRNLEHLAPEALAKVGVGADQVAAIGIANQRETTVLWDRRTGHPLGRAIVWQDTRTDDLVAEYARRPDAATVLEHSGLPLATYFSAPRIRWMLDHTPGLRERAERGEVLFGTMESWLIWNLTGGVEGGVHVTDVTNASRTQLMNIKTLQWDKELLDFFDVPAAMLPEIRSSSEVYGTAARALPGVRIAAALGDQQAALFGQTCFARGEAKCTYGTGSFLLLNTGDTPVRSTHGLLTTVGYRIGTEPAVYALEGSIAVTGSLVQWFRDSLGLITTAPEIETLARTVEDNGGCYIVPAFSGLFAPHWRSEARGVIVGLTSYITKGHLARAVLEATGWQTREVVDAMNADSGLALTTLKVDGGMTADNLLMQFVADVLDAPVVRPMVAETVSLGAAYAAGLAVGYWPDLEGLRRNWHRAALWNPSMDAGRRESEYANWRRAVERTFDWMQPGAEKTGKGK
- a CDS encoding LysR family transcriptional regulator, with the protein product MDLDLRKIRYFMAVAGELNFGRAAQELHIAQPVLSRQIRALESELGVQLFVRDRRRTELTPAGEALYADAGPVLAGAEALRRRVGRAARGTDAFTVGFMPGLIVTGAVRALTAAHPQLRVEVLRTSWADQVEVLRDGRADVSFVRLPVDQRGLKVTTLFEEPRVVVLPSGHRLASKDEIHLDDLAGETLLQPHKAVPEWQALTGDTAPRDEGGPAPLAVEEKLEHVASGSGIVILPASTAGFYQRPDVVTVSIADLGPTRVALAWDATRRSRLIAEFAALAAVHLSSPRPTG
- a CDS encoding cysteine hydrolase, with protein sequence MDRFNGLEIPESLAEALDPAKTALIVYDMQVGVLRQIADGEQLLANVKRVLAAARESGIRTIFLRHYFMPAALAGVFQLRQAKIWQHKTAAADTRPLIPHGSPGFHLVEGLDPTPDEPIIDKITMSAFEGTPLDLVLRDCGIRSYLIVGAATEVGIEPTARHSTDLGYIPVIVRDACGAGHPEAAERALAGLAFTGDAFLTDTEEVCRILGAL
- a CDS encoding TetR/AcrR family transcriptional regulator; this encodes MSPDAEPPPRRLTRAEAKARTRERLLDAAAQVFARRGFGGASVDEIAETAGYSTGALYSNFGGKDELFLELLDSRTGLRQDAAAAIVGSRDKTVEQVQAELNRILVEAADGDSDIALLQAELWLYAIRRPELLERLASRFRGNRDVLSGLLAERAQARGQAEDLPFDDLATVVLALFQGLVQLRRTDPELVRPELYGTALSWMFRGINEASSRPDEG
- a CDS encoding MIP/aquaporin family protein, whose translation is MANRLADRVRAKGLVGELAAEFAGTFILLLFGIGVVAQVVAGGIGNHDSIAWAWGFGVLLGVYVAGKITGAHLNPAVTVALAAFGGFSWRKVLPYALAQTLGAFVAALVVRWNYTEVIAKFDPGHTIKSQGIFSTLPGNGSLPVHMWGGFRDQIIGTAILLFCILAITDLRNTSPGANMAPVVVGLLVVAIGMAFGTDAGYAINPARDFGPRLASFFTGYGTAFRDQYGDLYFWVPIVAPIIGGLIGAWLYRVLIGTFLSDDTSPDDPAAVPIDNPEATSGQQTA
- a CDS encoding SDR family oxidoreductase gives rise to the protein MDITGQRVVLIGGTSGIGLATAHAAAERGAQVVVVSGRQQSVQNALSELPAGTTGHAVDVRDPAALDTLFQQIGAFDHLAYTSGEPLALSPIAELDVDTARRFFEIRYFGVLAAVRAAAPHLAPTGSITLTGGSAAPRPAPGWAVAASICGAMEALTRELALELAPVRVNLVRPGVVESPLWSALPEDQRDALFEATAKTTPVGHTGRVEEIARAFVYCMEQTYASGAIVPVDGGSVLV
- a CDS encoding IclR family transcriptional regulator; this encodes MPGPVQSIERAAAILRLLARGSGRLGVGEIAASLGLAKGTTHGILRTLQGVGFVEQDKASGKYQLGATLLHLGTSYLDVNELRSRAINWADALAARSGEAVWIGTLLDGKVLIVHHVFRPDDSLQSLDVGALLPLHASALGKVLLAYDTQAAAELQETELAPLTRRTLVTPAALRRELTKVREHGFATDIEESTLGQASIAAPIRGYGGLVVGAISITGAVDRVCPSTGKPDAGLAAAVQNAAQMISRDLGAGRW